The genomic region aaacgaaatcttacctttTATGCACATCTAAAAATCATCCTGGATTTATCGGTGCAATCCCAAAACAACGAGTATGGATACATTACATGTTCTTTATATCAGAGCGCTTTTCATGAAATGATAGACCGAGTGTTTGGCGAGAGAAACGCTTCTTTAAGGAGTCATAAAATGTTTGCTTGGTGTCAAGGGGTTAAAGAACTATTGGTACTGTCCTACatgcatattttattgttttataccCTATCACCTCACTATTTATTCGCCGTTTGACTGGTGTTTGCCGGTGGCAAACAGTGCTGACCTGCCATAAACCCCACATGTTTTATTCCAGTAGCTCCAGCTTTATTTTGACCTTCACTGAAATTTGTCGCGGTCGCATTTACTTTCTGGCGTGTGTTCGTTTTACTACATTACAAAACCACTACTGTCTATCGTATGCATTACTATCTGTAAAAGTCTCCGTCTgtaattatgttttttaattttcaagcattttaaagtaatattCAGATTTCAAATTAGAGTACACGAATCAATTGATTGAAAGTTAGAGTAGGTGTGCGCTTcggatacatacatacatatatatatatatatatatatatatatatatatatatatatatatatatatatatatatatatatatatatatatatataaaccgtGTAAAATATATAGATGTCCTTCTGATTGTAGGTAAATGATGTTACAGAGCCACGAGGAAGAAAATGTCAATTCCTCTGTTCAGTTGAGTTTAGTTGTTATTTTGGGGggaaatgaagaaaaaagaaTCTCCAGTGTTTACTACAAACTATTAGAAAAGTTTATAAAGGAAGCACCGATCCATTAAGTGCTGCGACAGATTGCTGATATCCTTGGAGACAGACTGTTCCAGGTGCAACAACTTGACAATGGGAAAGCGCTGTCAAGGTGAGCTGGCTTTCTCAATACCTGTCAAGAAGATACCTGTCATCTATATATACCCTGTAGATCCGGATTTGTGTAAACAGACGCACAGTCACAAATTCGTATCTAGGGGAGTATGTAGTTGATGTATAGGCTACATTCAACTTCAACGGGCAAAGATGACGGCATTTAACCTTTGGTTTGTTATTGTAATTAATACCACGACTGAACGTTTGGTGCACGAACGAAAGATATTTTTGTAACTACTGCATTTTTTCAGTTGTTGTGTAAATAGGAAGAACGTATACGATGTCTTGCGTATTTTGTGAGACCTTTAATATTTAAGGCATTAATTAGTGGCAAAATTAACTTTGTAGAGATCTGCATTGTTTAGTGATTGTTTGATTATCTTGGTTTAAACATTATCAGTGAGCAAGGAGAAATATTTGTTGCTGGTGATAATAGGGGATTGAGCATATAAATTACTATTCATTGTGAGTAGATTTGGCGTACAGGATAAACGCGCTGTTTGGAGAGAAATGACTGCAGACTATGTTTAAATGCAGAAGGTCTCCTTTGTGATTTAGGAGGCTTTGTAACCTGAATTAGTTGATGAATTTTCTATCGATCTTAAACAAGCCTAGATTCATCTCTGACACGCTGCTCACGCCACGACCATTCTCTCACCATTATTAGCGAGTGCATTTAAGAGCCTGGCACACGCGAATTTCTTGCATCACTTTCCCTTGATACCGCTTTTCATGAACACTGGTCTAAATTTTGCAGCATTTTAGTTCGCTAAATCTTAACAGATCTTTATAGAGGTGTAGTCAATGTTCTCAATGTCCAGATAAACTGAGAGACTGGGGGCGTGACTTTCTGTGGAGCTGGTAGAATCCAGCATGCCTTCCCCTTTGTCCGGCGTGTTATTGTTTTGATTTTACCACTATCTCATCAAAGGCACGGTAATGTATGAAAAGTATGTCATTTTGCACTGTTCCGAAATGCAAGTAGACGAGCGCGGTCTAAACTGACTAATCCCATTTCCTTATCCGGGAATCGCGAAGATCCACGCCATTGGCTGACGATGTCACATGGACCCTTAACTTTGTTCACTTGACAGAAAGTAGGAGGGTTCTACGAAACAGGAAAACGAGTAAAGGGATACATATAAATTTTAGTATATTTTGTGTGCAATTCAAAGAAATTAATGGCCATGAGTTCCTATTTGATCAACTCCAACTATGTGGACCCTAAGTTTCCACCCTGCGAGGAATATTCCCAGAGCGACTACCTACCCAGTCACTCTCCGGACTACTACAGCGCCCAGAGGCAAGACCCCTCGTTCCAGCATGAGTCGATCTACCACCAGCGGTCGGGCTGCGCCGACCCACCCTACTCATCGTGCCAGGGTCCGGGGCAGCCTGCCGCGGTTATCTCTCCGCGAGGTCACGTTCTACCCACAACCGCACTCTCGACCCCTCTCCCTGAACCAAGCCATCATTGCGACTCGGTAACTCCAAGCCCTCCGCCAGCCTGCGGTCAGACTCCCACTAGCCAAAACACTTCAACGGTCACCTCAAGGAAAGATCCCGTGGTATACCCCTGGATGAAAAAAGTCCATGTAAACATCGGTAAGTGCAGCTGAACTTCTTTTACTAGTGTGTTTCCGTGCGCAGACAGCTCAGCCACTTTAGAGAGCATAATGTCCGGCGTTAAATCTATTGCTCCTCTTATGAAGTTGCCCTTGGTCGAGATTTACGACCGTCTGTTTGCAGGGCAATATAATTACACCCTCCATAAATTTTTATTGCACTCCTTCTTTAAGCTCTTTCGGGGTCTATGCAACTTTCTCGTTCTAATTTCTTACCGAGAAGAGGTTTATGAGTTATCATGTAATCTATAAGTTAAGTTTTATGTTTCAGTAATTTGATTTTAAGTGACTGGACGGGTTAATGTGTAGGCTACTTTATACTTCCACTTTACAATTGTTAGTAAAAAAAAGTACCGGTAAAGAAGGTTTATGGAGAGGTAAAATATTCACAGTTATGAGGAagataataaaacattaatgGTAATACAAACAGACGCACTCTTTTATGAACTATTATTATACCATAATTAGCGCATGTACTAGCTGCCATGGTGTGCGTTGAAAAGGAGGCACATGCAATGTTTGCAAAATCGTCAGTCGTTCAAATACAAAGACTTGCTGTTCCCCGTAGTATACATGCTGACCGTGTATTTTTAGAATTTCTTATGCAACGTGTAACATATTAAATCAGCACACATTGTCCCTATCCCAAATGTTATCCTAAACAGACAATGACCTTTTTTGTTTACCATTTTGCATAATCTAATCTTTTAACAGTCGCATATTTACTTGCAAATACATGCAGATAGTTTTCTTaatgttttagaaaaatattatactatattattataacGTGTGCATGTGATTTGAAAGTATATCTACCAACTTCACTGtatgtgtggctgtgtgtgtgtatgtgtgtgtctgtttgtgtcatACTTTTTGTAACGTGTCGCTCTTTCTATCCCAACAGTGAGCCCGAACTATTCAGGGGGTGAACCAAAGCGCTCGCGCACAGCGTACACGAGGCAGCAAGTCCTGGAATTGGAGAAAGAGTTCCATTACAACCGCTATCTGACCCGCAGAAGGAGAGTGGAAATTGCCCATACACTATGCCTATCTGAACGACAAATTAAGATTTGGTTTCAGAACCGGCGCATGAAGTGGAAGAAGGATCATAAGCTTCCGAACACCAAAATACGAAGTAACTCTGCAAGCACTAATTCAAGCGGCGGCCCGACATTGTGCAGCAATCAGAGCCGATCAAGCGGACCTCCGCCAAGTCTATAGCCCTCCACTGATGCCCAAGCACGTACAATTAGAAAAGACACATTTTCTGGAGTGTAGAACGTGGATTTTACCCGCGTTGTGTCTCCCTACTCTCCCCTGCACATTAGAAACAGGGATAAAGTACGAGCAAGATGTGTGGGAAAGGACAAAGAAATGTTCATCTCTTTTAAACACTAAAATGGGTGAAGGCTCGAACACAAATGCCACTACAGATGGGCTTGCCTTCCCAGTCTGGTTCCCATTTTATCCCGCACGCCTCTCCTACTCACTCGCCCCTTCCATAAGCACAGAAGGCGGCAGATAGTTTTCAGATTTGGTGAAGATGGATCCGCGTTTCATCTTTAATCACGCCAAACTCGGCCCCATTTGTCATGTTTACTCTGTGGTACAAGGGATGAACCGTAGGCCTGCCCATTACCTCGACGTCTAGCGTTGTGCTTAATAAATGAGTCGCTCTGTTTTGCCAAGAAACCTTTTGTAACTCCTTTTATTCCCCTGGCTTAAAAATAACTAGCCGAGTGTTTTTCAACTGATATgaagttttgtattttgtagcaATTAGGTTAttttgctatttgcatttggaatgcAATGCCAATGGGACTGAGGATTGTTGTGCGTGTGGTCAATTTGTCGCTCATCATAAATACAGGGACTTGTTTCACTCGCCTGTTTAGCGCATTTCAGTTTAAGAACAAATATCACTAATTAGTTGTCATTaagattaaatataattaaaaggtTCAATGAAGCTGGACGGCTAGATATGCATAACCAAAACCGGTACAACGCAAAGCATTTTAATGAGAGCACTGCTAAGTACTATTTGAATTACCTCAattgtattttctgttttgtttaatgaAGTGACACGTTTTAAGTTCTTTTGACTAAATGAAAAATATCTGTAATAGCTAATCTCTGCGTTTGTTTGCAAGATGAAATGAATTTTAAGTTAAGAGTGACCAGGGTTGTATAGAGATAAAGTGCGTATATTGCATGAACAAATACAGAATATCTTTCCTTTATTCTTTATTATGTCATTACCACCCTCGTTTTATTTTATGATACATAGAGATACGCACATACCATATTTCTTTTCTtctcttatttttattaatttttaatttgataatttttaCATTCCAAAGATCCGTTCTCTCGCCCATGAATTGTAAATTTTCCCTTACATGTTTGTATTTTGTCTCCTTTCTGCTTGTACCTTTCACTGTTTACCTTTGTTATATGTAAATAGCTCTAGAAATTTAATAAATGGCGGAAAAGTATAATCTTTCTACATGTGTCCTGTGTTCTTGTGCTTTTAAAATTATGtacttattttcaatatatatatatatatatatatatatatatatatatatatatatatatatatatatatatatatatatataccatatggGGGATTTCATTGTCCACTGCGTTTTGCTAAAaactatttcatttaatttgggTTGCCATTCCGCATTTTCGTTAGACTTGTAGCTCTCGCTCGTCTTGAAGATCACTGCATATATCTGGTGATTTATATCGCTGCATTGCGAGTAATCCTGGTACATTACGCCTTGTAATCTTATTCTAAATCACAAAACCCTTCCTTTCTGTCTCGCCTCTCCTTAATTTAACGGTGCACAAACCCTCTGCTCAACGACGCCGTGAATGCGCCTAAAATATGGATCCATGGTAGAAAAAAGCTGAAGTTAAATAGTTTCTCGGCTCGTGGGCTTTTAATGCTTTAATGAGTGTAATTCTTGCACAACAGTTTCGGTACTGTTTGCCAGCGCAAgctgtgtgttttttatattacaaAGGAGCGGGTCGGTGCCATAGCTCAAACCCTGACAACCAAATAGATAATCAAGAAGACAAATGGCTTCTTTTGGAAGGCGCAGCCCTtgtattaattttcattttcttttctcagAGCAGGTATTGAAAATATAGAGCCGGAGAAAATAACATTCCGTTTGCTGGCTTGAACTTTACACAAAAGTATGGCCTTAAATTGGTCTTCTTGCATTCCGTGGCACAGAGAAGATTTTCTATTACATGCTTGTTGATATCAGAGAGGCTTTTTCGCCAAACAACCCGCTAAAGCCATTTGTCTGCCACCCTACCCACcagctttatttaataaatgctgtctgGACACAAACGTCAAAcacttcaataataaaaaaaatcagctagGTCAAACACTTTAGGAACAATATACAATTAGAATTGGTGTACAAACTAGGCTACGAGTTTGCCATTTTTCTAAGAGCTATGCAGTGATATGAATATTTAGCACAGctaaataacatttatatatacacatacactcattTGTGATTTGGGTAAAATCTTACTACAAAGATAGAATTTGTAGttcaaattcaaaattcaaaattgtaaagcGTCTATTCAAAATACAGGCTTCTCCACAACATAAATGAATGCATGTGCGTGTGGCATCTGTATAAAGCTTGGAATTCTATTGTTGTcacattttattatatgtatatatattttcccccaaaaCCTTTTAGCCACGTTGATTTGAATAGGAGTGAACAGATTTCTTTTGAGGGCCTCAAAAGTTCACCGCCATTATTTGCAGACAGATGCCTAAAGAAAAATGTGAGAATTATACAGAAAAATCATTAATCACCTCTTCTCTTTAAACAAGTCTTCTCTCCTATTGTCATTCGGCAGCACAACTGCTCGGACCTTCTGTTAGGAGGGGAGTGAAATCTTGAAGGGCACTTGAAGACAACCCCCCTCCCTTCTCTACCATCTTCTATTCACCAAGTCATGCCACAAGAAAACTTTTTTGGCGAGGGATGTCCCATAAAGAATCTCTTGAAAATGTTAGCGCGAGTGAGAATCTTCACAGGACCAGAGATGGCAGCGTTTAAGGTAcagtaattttgttttatttgcagcaCTTTAATTGCTTTATGGCCTTCTCACACTTGGGTGGCATAGGCCCATTTGTTCTGTTGTGGCACGGATGGTTTTATGGCTGCTTTGACAAAAAGTTAGCTTTTGGGTACCGGCTGTCGTGTGTTTGTGATAGCTTTTAGGTGTGTGCTATCACAGCTAAAGTGGCagcatgttttcttttctttgagcCTTTGAgatgttgtgtaaaaatgcaaGCGTCTGTTTGTCCGATCCTCTGCGCGTGAACGCGCATGTGTCTTCTATCAACACAGTGAATATGCATGAGTTGCAATGTGTCATATATACACGTGAGCAAGATTT from Danio aesculapii chromosome 3, fDanAes4.1, whole genome shotgun sequence harbors:
- the hoxb4a gene encoding homeobox protein Hox-B4a, producing the protein MAMSSYLINSNYVDPKFPPCEEYSQSDYLPSHSPDYYSAQRQDPSFQHESIYHQRSGCADPPYSSCQGPGQPAAVISPRGHVLPTTALSTPLPEPSHHCDSVTPSPPPACGQTPTSQNTSTVTSRKDPVVYPWMKKVHVNIVSPNYSGGEPKRSRTAYTRQQVLELEKEFHYNRYLTRRRRVEIAHTLCLSERQIKIWFQNRRMKWKKDHKLPNTKIRSNSASTNSSGGPTLCSNQSRSSGPPPSL